In Tuberibacillus sp. Marseille-P3662, the following proteins share a genomic window:
- a CDS encoding D-2-hydroxyacid dehydrogenase produces MNVVTSAKIRRDLRAELHQEFPRINFSFHTSMNEAKHDLQQADILITYGEDLDAEIINGAERLKWIMVISAGVEKMPLETILNQNITVTNARGIHKIPMAEYTLGVLLKTIKNMDTWYDNQQAHVWDRSVTMSELAGKTMTIIGPGAIGGEVARLAKAFRMNTLGINRTGKSANHIDEMYKMQQMIKPLQAADFVVSILPYTSETEQLITKTQFEGMKSSAIFINIGRGQTVRQADLLEALNEGDIAHAVLDVFEEEPLDAEHPFWAMDQVTITPHFSAITSQYQPRAIDIFKRNLRKYINGERDFVNWVDMNRGY; encoded by the coding sequence ATGAACGTGGTTACATCAGCTAAAATCAGGCGTGATTTACGCGCAGAGCTTCATCAAGAATTTCCTAGGATTAACTTTTCCTTTCACACATCAATGAATGAAGCGAAGCATGATTTGCAACAGGCCGACATACTTATAACATATGGAGAAGACCTGGATGCTGAAATCATTAACGGTGCCGAACGCTTAAAGTGGATAATGGTCATTTCAGCAGGCGTCGAGAAAATGCCACTAGAAACGATTTTAAATCAAAATATTACCGTAACGAACGCACGGGGGATTCACAAAATACCCATGGCAGAATATACTCTAGGCGTTTTGCTTAAGACAATAAAAAATATGGATACATGGTATGATAATCAACAAGCCCATGTTTGGGATCGTTCGGTAACAATGTCTGAATTGGCTGGAAAAACAATGACTATTATTGGCCCCGGGGCAATCGGCGGTGAGGTGGCCCGTCTTGCCAAAGCATTTCGCATGAATACCCTCGGGATTAACCGTACAGGAAAATCAGCTAATCATATTGATGAAATGTATAAGATGCAACAAATGATAAAACCATTGCAGGCGGCTGATTTTGTTGTGTCCATTCTTCCTTACACTAGCGAAACCGAACAACTGATAACTAAGACACAGTTTGAAGGAATGAAGTCATCGGCTATATTCATTAATATTGGCCGCGGACAAACAGTCCGTCAAGCTGATTTGCTTGAGGCCCTTAACGAAGGGGACATTGCTCATGCTGTGCTAGATGTTTTTGAAGAGGAACCTTTAGATGCTGAGCATCCGTTTTGGGCTATGGATCAGGTTACCATCACCCCTCATTTTTCGGCGATAACATCACAGTATCAGCCACGGGCCATTGATATTTTCAAACGTAATTTGCGAAAATATATCAATGGTGAACGAGATTTCGTTAACTGGGTTGATATGAATAGGGGGTATTAA
- a CDS encoding cob(I)yrinic acid a,c-diamide adenosyltransferase: MRVYTRSGDKGTTSLIYGKRVRKDDVRVDAYGTCDEANSMIGMAVSHLGGVQFSGKDAFINVMNQIQTILFHVGSELATPPDKDVYWQLTKEHVDALETYIDEWDQHLKPLKQFILPGGSSAGAGLHVARTIVRRAERLAVQLDDTNPLVLSYLNRLSDLLFVAGRYVNSKLNFDEPVLHKDL, encoded by the coding sequence GTGCGTGTGTATACAAGATCTGGAGACAAAGGAACGACATCACTCATTTACGGAAAACGGGTAAGAAAAGACGATGTGCGAGTCGATGCATACGGAACATGTGATGAAGCCAATTCAATGATTGGAATGGCCGTCAGTCATTTAGGCGGGGTCCAGTTTTCAGGAAAAGATGCGTTTATTAACGTAATGAATCAAATACAAACCATTCTGTTTCATGTAGGATCCGAATTGGCAACACCACCGGATAAAGATGTGTATTGGCAGCTAACTAAGGAGCATGTTGATGCTCTAGAAACCTATATTGATGAATGGGACCAACATCTAAAGCCGTTAAAACAGTTCATTCTTCCTGGAGGTAGTTCTGCGGGGGCGGGACTGCATGTGGCAAGAACCATTGTTAGAAGAGCGGAACGTTTAGCTGTTCAATTAGATGATACTAATCCGCTTGTTTTGTCCTACCTGAATCGACTATCGGATCTTTTGTTCGTAGCTGGTCGTTATGTCAATTCTAAGCTTAATTTTGATGAACCCGTATTGCATAAAGATTTATAG
- the perR gene encoding peroxide-responsive transcriptional repressor PerR, protein MAEEELREAIDSLKQSGVRITPQRHAILEYLITSMTHPTADDIYKALESKFPNMSVATVYNNLRVFKKSGLVKELTYGDSSSRFDYASSDHYHVICNTCGKIVDFHYPGLDEVEHLAEHVTGFNIGKHRMEVYGVCPDCQENHKPVKS, encoded by the coding sequence ATGGCTGAAGAGGAACTACGGGAAGCCATTGATTCGCTTAAGCAATCAGGCGTCCGAATCACACCTCAGCGTCATGCCATACTTGAGTATTTAATCACATCCATGACCCATCCAACCGCAGATGATATTTATAAAGCTTTGGAGTCCAAATTCCCAAATATGAGTGTCGCTACAGTATATAATAATTTAAGGGTCTTTAAGAAATCAGGTCTCGTTAAAGAATTGACCTATGGTGATTCCTCAAGCCGGTTCGATTACGCATCATCTGATCACTATCATGTGATATGCAATACCTGTGGCAAGATTGTTGATTTTCACTATCCCGGACTTGATGAAGTTGAACATTTAGCAGAACATGTGACAGGATTTAATATTGGTAAGCACAGAATGGAAGTATACGGTGTTTGCCCAGATTGTCAGGAAAATCATAAGCCAGTAAAAAGCTGA
- a CDS encoding DUF2614 family zinc ribbon-containing protein, with amino-acid sequence MLKKMSKINKFRTFAMILVFAGIGIMYLALYFKSNFALMSTFMVIGFIAVILSSGIYLWVGMLSTKTIQVQCPNCGKPTKILGKVDLCMSCNEPLTVDRNLEGQPFDPKYNRRSYQKEHPHNT; translated from the coding sequence ATGTTAAAGAAAATGAGCAAAATCAACAAATTCCGAACCTTCGCAATGATACTTGTCTTTGCGGGAATTGGAATCATGTATTTAGCCTTATATTTTAAATCAAATTTTGCCCTAATGAGTACTTTTATGGTCATAGGTTTTATCGCTGTCATTTTGAGTTCCGGTATTTATCTCTGGGTCGGCATGCTATCGACAAAAACGATTCAAGTTCAATGCCCGAATTGCGGGAAGCCTACGAAGATATTAGGCAAGGTTGACCTATGTATGAGTTGTAATGAACCGCTGACTGTTGACCGCAACCTAGAAGGTCAACCTTTTGATCCAAAGTATAATAGGAGAAGTTACCAAAAGGAACATCCCCATAATACTTAA
- a CDS encoding EcsC family protein, giving the protein MTERESRAYLENELKHIKQWENSQKKLWFWERLGRLPFKLLDKMTPAFIQKKIGQAIDELSYYIQSGGRYLISKNRITERFNGVQTPDDIARLPLSKMDAIAEDYGQSRAKFATFQGATTGIGGMFTLAVDIPALLGLSLKTLQEIAICYGYDPEDKSERIFIVKCLQFASSDIVGKKAIIEELSDFHSDNKEQQTASQLQGWREVVMTYRDHFGWKKLLQLVPIAGIIFGAMVNKSTLEDVAEAGRMLYKKRRILERLKRTN; this is encoded by the coding sequence GTGACCGAGCGGGAATCGCGAGCGTACCTTGAGAACGAACTTAAGCACATTAAACAGTGGGAAAACAGCCAGAAAAAACTTTGGTTTTGGGAACGCCTCGGCCGACTCCCTTTCAAACTTTTGGATAAGATGACACCGGCATTTATCCAAAAGAAAATCGGGCAAGCCATTGATGAGCTCAGTTATTATATTCAATCCGGCGGTCGCTATTTGATTAGCAAGAATCGAATCACGGAACGATTTAACGGAGTACAGACGCCTGATGACATTGCACGTTTACCTTTATCAAAGATGGATGCAATTGCTGAAGATTACGGCCAATCACGAGCAAAGTTTGCTACTTTTCAAGGTGCAACAACGGGTATCGGCGGCATGTTCACCCTTGCCGTCGATATCCCGGCCTTGCTCGGTTTATCGTTGAAGACCTTGCAGGAAATCGCCATTTGTTATGGTTATGACCCAGAAGATAAAAGCGAACGCATTTTCATCGTCAAATGCCTGCAGTTTGCTTCTTCTGATATTGTCGGGAAGAAAGCAATCATTGAAGAATTAAGTGACTTTCATTCCGACAATAAGGAGCAGCAAACCGCTTCTCAACTGCAGGGATGGCGTGAAGTTGTCATGACTTATCGGGATCATTTCGGATGGAAGAAACTCCTTCAACTCGTCCCTATTGCCGGGATCATTTTCGGGGCGATGGTCAATAAATCAACACTTGAAGACGTTGCTGAAGCAGGAAGAATGCTCTATAAGAAACGAAGGATTCTTGAAAGGCTAAAGAGAACTAATTAA
- a CDS encoding dynamin family protein yields the protein MTLTKSKNVNDINTLTSQLAHLYYEVQQNKDGETAAKIAELINKTSNNELTIAFCGHFSAGKSSMINHLLGEYLLPSSPIPTSANLVKIKSGEASIRLHFQDGAPMDIPYPDDMNDIKNYFIDGKTVQSVDITSPSARLPEGVAVLDTPGIDSTDDAHRLATESALHMADVIVYVTDYNHVQSEMNANFLQRLGEQNKCIDLIVNQVDKHSEAELDFNVYRSRIEASFTDYGIHSEHIFYTSLLAPEHPENQSSLLQQRLQNVFAEKDTLLINNVQNSAQQLIAEHIDALKQRYADQRHDDEQIIADLSQEELETLQTTIEHKQTVLRDLQAQPDQLKTSIKLKLNKTIGNAILLPYETRELAREYLESRQPGFKMGLIFSKNKTETERQRRLQVFYENLSEKVGALDRTVKQLLVDEAKRFDINDESFFRSIYDMHVPFESAMLADAVQEGATVSGDYILKYRDKIIELIKDLYKSHALTKFDEAGERLKHNVRIEATQLEQEIKIAQKQYEAFDDLHNLDAMMSHSEATLRDIMDGRAQSIDEDTQSDLINTLTTQPKAISGQISDIQQQRHINDTTPNQQSAEPGTIDEDDQPIEADFKNQLQNAASRLNKAGHIIESIKGLQNTAQRMYDRAERYEHRQLTVSLFGAFSAGKSSFANALLGDNVLPVSPNPTTATINQIMPIDAQHPHGTVIITFKTVEQMTADINQALSPFNATINNLHELLSVAQGLNRTNLSADAKAQATFLDAVTSGLDQLEPFLGQDITVDLYEFSEYVADELKACFVEKAILYYDCPLTQEGITLVDTPGADSVNARHTGVAFEYIKNADAILFVTYYNHAFTQADREFLIQLGRVKDTFAMDKMFFIVNAADLASSKEEVNDVVGYVSSNLVSYGIRQPRLFPVSSQLALTGKQQGYEDTLEQSGLPQFETAFHRFTANELTNMAVDAADGDIKRALDTVHQFIETANADEQVREEQRQANTTACETITTEINKLDTTPNEQAINQKLDTLLYHVKQRVFLRFGDDFKATFNPSALNANDVKSEALRHCMEELIQVVGFNLTQELRATSLRMEKAVTNQNENFFANMDKIVTAHSQSSISQPENAAIPTPHFEEGLQGVNVDQFKSSLKLFKNPKQFFEQNGKETMREALLEQFRPLVSSDLETAKAQLHEQYVNAFVDQARANRDQATLQVNEYFDGLQASLSLDIDTDTLNQARNQLQRLL from the coding sequence ATGACTTTAACCAAATCGAAAAATGTCAATGATATCAACACTTTAACCAGCCAACTTGCTCATCTCTATTATGAGGTCCAACAAAACAAAGATGGTGAAACAGCCGCCAAAATTGCGGAATTGATTAATAAAACATCAAATAACGAATTAACGATTGCTTTTTGCGGACATTTCTCGGCTGGAAAATCCAGTATGATCAATCACCTACTGGGGGAATATTTACTACCTTCTAGCCCTATTCCGACAAGTGCCAATCTCGTCAAAATCAAGTCGGGAGAAGCCTCTATTCGTCTCCATTTCCAAGACGGTGCTCCAATGGATATTCCTTATCCGGATGATATGAACGATATTAAAAACTATTTTATCGATGGAAAAACGGTTCAGTCCGTTGATATCACGTCACCAAGCGCACGTCTTCCTGAAGGTGTTGCTGTTTTGGACACACCTGGTATTGACTCAACCGATGACGCCCACCGGCTTGCGACGGAATCCGCATTGCATATGGCCGATGTGATTGTCTATGTTACCGATTATAATCACGTCCAATCTGAAATGAATGCAAATTTTTTACAACGTCTAGGGGAGCAAAATAAATGCATTGATCTCATTGTCAATCAGGTCGATAAACACTCAGAAGCCGAACTTGATTTTAATGTCTATCGCTCTAGAATTGAGGCGTCATTCACTGATTATGGCATTCATTCTGAGCATATTTTTTACACATCATTGCTTGCACCTGAGCATCCCGAAAATCAATCCTCTCTATTACAACAGCGGCTTCAGAATGTATTTGCTGAGAAAGATACGCTTCTTATAAATAATGTACAAAATTCAGCTCAACAATTAATTGCTGAGCACATAGATGCATTGAAGCAGCGCTATGCTGACCAAAGACACGATGATGAACAGATTATTGCAGATTTATCACAGGAAGAATTAGAAACTCTGCAAACAACGATTGAACATAAGCAAACAGTATTACGCGATTTGCAAGCCCAACCCGACCAGCTAAAGACATCCATTAAATTAAAATTAAACAAAACGATTGGCAACGCTATTTTACTCCCTTATGAGACACGGGAGTTAGCCAGAGAGTATTTAGAATCGAGGCAACCGGGATTTAAAATGGGGCTCATTTTTTCTAAAAACAAAACCGAAACGGAACGCCAGCGACGTCTTCAGGTTTTTTATGAAAATCTGTCTGAAAAAGTAGGTGCCCTCGATCGTACAGTCAAGCAGCTGCTCGTCGATGAAGCCAAACGCTTTGATATCAATGATGAATCATTTTTTCGTTCCATATATGACATGCATGTCCCGTTTGAATCTGCTATGCTCGCTGATGCAGTTCAAGAAGGCGCCACAGTAAGCGGAGACTACATTTTAAAATATCGGGATAAAATCATTGAGTTGATCAAGGACCTATACAAAAGTCATGCCCTTACTAAGTTCGACGAGGCCGGAGAACGCCTGAAACACAACGTGCGGATTGAGGCAACGCAACTGGAACAAGAGATAAAAATAGCTCAAAAACAATATGAGGCTTTCGATGACCTTCATAATTTGGATGCTATGATGTCACATTCTGAAGCAACACTTAGAGATATTATGGATGGCCGTGCCCAATCGATTGATGAAGATACACAATCTGACCTAATCAATACGCTCACAACTCAGCCGAAGGCAATATCGGGCCAGATCAGCGACATTCAACAACAACGTCATATTAACGATACAACCCCCAATCAACAGAGCGCTGAACCGGGAACGATCGATGAAGATGACCAGCCAATTGAAGCTGATTTCAAAAACCAACTGCAAAATGCGGCCAGTCGTCTGAACAAGGCTGGACATATAATTGAATCGATTAAAGGCCTGCAAAACACAGCCCAGCGAATGTATGATCGTGCTGAGCGTTATGAACATCGACAATTAACGGTATCGTTATTCGGGGCATTCAGTGCCGGGAAATCATCGTTTGCTAATGCCTTGCTGGGGGATAACGTCCTTCCTGTATCGCCGAATCCGACAACGGCCACGATTAACCAAATCATGCCGATCGACGCACAGCATCCACATGGAACGGTCATCATTACATTTAAAACAGTAGAACAAATGACAGCCGATATCAACCAGGCCCTTTCGCCTTTCAATGCAACCATCAATAACCTGCATGAATTATTATCGGTTGCCCAAGGTTTGAACCGAACGAACCTTTCCGCTGATGCTAAAGCTCAGGCAACGTTTCTTGATGCTGTCACCAGCGGATTAGATCAACTGGAGCCATTCTTAGGTCAGGACATCACCGTGGATCTCTATGAATTTAGTGAATACGTTGCTGATGAACTCAAAGCGTGCTTTGTTGAAAAAGCGATCCTCTATTATGATTGTCCATTGACCCAAGAAGGCATCACATTGGTCGATACTCCCGGAGCTGATTCAGTTAACGCCCGCCATACTGGCGTTGCGTTTGAATACATTAAAAACGCCGATGCAATACTATTTGTCACTTACTATAATCATGCCTTCACCCAAGCCGATCGCGAATTCTTGATTCAACTTGGGCGCGTTAAGGACACATTCGCTATGGATAAAATGTTTTTCATCGTGAATGCAGCCGACCTTGCATCATCGAAGGAAGAGGTCAACGATGTCGTCGGTTATGTATCAAGCAATCTCGTATCCTACGGTATTCGTCAGCCGCGGCTTTTTCCAGTCTCAAGCCAATTAGCGCTCACAGGCAAACAGCAGGGATACGAGGATACTTTAGAGCAATCCGGCCTACCACAATTTGAGACAGCCTTTCACCGCTTTACAGCTAATGAATTAACGAACATGGCTGTCGATGCAGCGGACGGCGATATCAAGCGCGCATTAGACACCGTCCATCAGTTTATCGAAACAGCGAACGCCGATGAACAAGTTCGTGAGGAGCAGCGGCAAGCTAATACTACTGCTTGTGAAACCATCACCACTGAAATAAATAAGCTTGATACGACACCAAATGAACAGGCCATTAACCAAAAGCTTGATACGCTGCTCTACCATGTCAAGCAGAGGGTATTTCTACGGTTCGGCGATGACTTTAAAGCGACATTTAATCCATCGGCATTGAATGCCAATGATGTGAAATCAGAGGCTTTACGACACTGTATGGAAGAACTCATCCAAGTTGTCGGCTTTAACCTCACTCAGGAACTAAGGGCAACATCGCTACGAATGGAAAAAGCAGTTACAAACCAAAATGAGAACTTTTTTGCTAACATGGATAAAATCGTGACTGCTCACTCACAATCTTCCATTTCACAACCGGAAAATGCCGCCATACCAACCCCTCACTTTGAGGAAGGTTTGCAAGGTGTTAATGTCGATCAGTTCAAGTCGTCTTTAAAGCTATTCAAAAACCCTAAACAGTTTTTTGAACAAAACGGCAAAGAAACGATGCGCGAGGCACTGTTAGAACAATTCCGTCCGCTTGTTTCATCTGACTTGGAAACGGCTAAAGCTCAATTACACGAACAATATGTCAATGCCTTTGTTGACCAAGCTAGAGCCAACCGAGATCAGGCGACTTTACAAGTCAACGAGTATTTCGACGGCTTACAAGCATCACTATCACTTGATATTGATACTGACACATTAAATCAAGCGAGAAATCAATTACAACGACTGCTCTAA
- a CDS encoding peptide MFS transporter has product MDTTINSNQGPAKKKHPPGLYLLFMTEMWERYSYYGMRGILVLYLTAQFISGGLGMSDEHALGLYGLYTSAVYLTPLLGGYLTDHFMGLRTAITIGGTVMAIGDFSLFAFHSEWGLYFGLACLIIGNGFFKPNISTMVGELYSKNDIRKDSAFTIFYMGINLGALFSPLVAGYLYGDLFHSTSNGIEHFGYNFAFLASSIGMIIGQLLFNILGKKYLGDLGKKPARSKDATETSSKAQPLTKHEKHRIGVIFILAVFVIMFWVGFEQAGASFTLYTQKFIDRTILGYQVPTSWFQSLNPLFILLLAPVVSAIWIKLSKTKRGDFSIPTKMAFGLMLLGLGFMVMITAVSITGSNEANITMKASALFMVFTYLLHTLGELCLSPIGLSLVSKMSPVKYASFLMGIWFLSNAAANYLAAKVGILTTQLGYFEIYLYVGIVAMILGVVLLCITKPIQKLMHLEDLNE; this is encoded by the coding sequence TTGGATACAACCATAAATTCTAACCAAGGGCCTGCGAAAAAGAAACATCCACCCGGGTTATATTTATTATTTATGACAGAAATGTGGGAAAGATATAGTTATTATGGCATGAGAGGGATACTTGTCCTTTATCTAACAGCCCAATTTATTAGTGGTGGATTGGGTATGTCGGATGAACATGCCTTGGGGTTATATGGACTTTACACAAGTGCTGTTTACTTAACTCCGCTGCTTGGCGGCTATTTAACCGACCATTTTATGGGATTACGCACAGCGATCACAATCGGTGGTACAGTTATGGCCATAGGTGACTTTTCTCTATTTGCTTTCCATTCTGAATGGGGCTTGTATTTTGGACTAGCATGTCTGATTATTGGTAACGGCTTTTTTAAACCAAATATTTCAACAATGGTTGGCGAACTTTATAGTAAAAATGATATTCGTAAGGATTCAGCATTTACAATTTTTTATATGGGTATTAACTTAGGTGCGTTATTTTCTCCATTAGTTGCAGGTTATTTATATGGTGACCTTTTTCATTCGACGAGCAACGGTATTGAACACTTTGGTTATAATTTTGCATTTTTAGCATCATCGATTGGTATGATTATCGGTCAATTGCTATTTAACATTTTAGGGAAAAAATATTTAGGTGATTTAGGTAAAAAACCTGCACGTTCAAAGGATGCTACTGAAACATCCAGTAAAGCTCAACCTTTAACAAAACATGAGAAACATCGCATTGGCGTTATTTTTATACTGGCTGTGTTTGTTATCATGTTTTGGGTTGGTTTTGAGCAAGCAGGTGCTTCATTCACTCTATATACGCAAAAATTTATTGATCGAACCATCTTGGGTTATCAAGTACCGACGTCTTGGTTTCAGTCATTGAACCCACTATTTATTTTGTTACTAGCACCGGTTGTTTCAGCCATATGGATTAAATTATCTAAAACAAAACGCGGTGACTTCTCGATTCCAACTAAAATGGCCTTCGGGTTGATGCTTCTTGGTTTAGGTTTTATGGTCATGATTACAGCTGTCTCGATTACAGGCAGTAATGAAGCCAACATTACCATGAAAGCAAGTGCCTTATTCATGGTTTTCACGTATCTATTACACACATTAGGTGAACTCTGTCTATCACCGATTGGTTTGTCTTTAGTTAGTAAAATGTCGCCGGTAAAATACGCATCATTTCTCATGGGGATATGGTTTCTAAGTAATGCAGCAGCTAACTATTTGGCGGCTAAAGTCGGCATTCTCACGACACAGTTAGGTTACTTTGAAATCTACCTTTATGTAGGTATTGTCGCCATGATTTTAGGGGTAGTCTTATTATGCATAACGAAACCGATACAGAAACTTATGCATTTAGAAGACCTTAATGAATAA
- a CDS encoding B3/B4 domain-containing protein: protein MTIDIEIDQAIKAQIPQFKIGAITYHDIAVSASPQMFQGHFQLYQEEMMLSLEEKNVADIGGIQEWRQVFKTLGTDPSRYRPSHEALYRRLKKRDQLPMIHSAADVNNFFSLQFEIPLGIYDADKLDGDIAIRMGTDEDMYETLNGRTTSMTGKILSADTQAPFGSPIIDSKRTMTTETTTNALQIIYLKPSMSEKEAQDMLASIADMFIQINGGKSEQHIIT from the coding sequence GTGACAATTGATATTGAAATTGACCAAGCTATCAAAGCACAAATCCCACAGTTTAAAATCGGTGCAATCACCTACCATGATATCGCGGTCAGTGCCTCACCGCAAATGTTTCAAGGGCATTTTCAGCTTTATCAAGAGGAAATGATGTTGTCATTAGAGGAAAAAAATGTAGCTGACATTGGTGGTATCCAAGAATGGCGGCAAGTCTTCAAAACATTAGGGACGGACCCATCACGATACCGGCCCTCTCACGAAGCCCTGTATCGGCGTTTAAAAAAAAGGGATCAGCTCCCAATGATTCATTCAGCTGCCGACGTCAACAACTTCTTTTCCCTGCAATTTGAGATACCACTAGGGATTTACGATGCAGACAAGCTGGATGGCGACATTGCTATTAGGATGGGGACGGATGAGGATATGTACGAGACCCTTAACGGCCGAACAACATCCATGACTGGAAAAATATTAAGCGCAGATACACAAGCTCCCTTTGGCAGCCCAATAATTGACAGCAAACGCACAATGACGACGGAAACAACCACAAACGCATTACAAATCATTTACCTGAAACCATCCATGTCTGAAAAAGAAGCACAAGACATGTTGGCTTCAATTGCCGACATGTTCATTCAAATTAACGGCGGCAAATCTGAGCAGCATATTATAACTTAA
- the queG gene encoding tRNA epoxyqueuosine(34) reductase QueG, with product MTDFKQLKKDIQIFCRNHQIDKVGFTTADPFTSLKRRLYQQKNLGYHTGFEEKDIEKRTEPELLMDDAQSIISVALAYPAKMDEKPENIRGDRRGSFCRASWGTDYHYVLKDRLEALETFIKDKVPGAKVTSMVDTGELSDRAVAERAGVGVPGKNTNLITEEFGSYVYLGEMVTNIPFEPDEPLEDLCGDCNLCVDRCPTGALVQGGQLNAQKCIAYLTQTKGYVPEPYRQSIGNRVYGCDTCQQVCPYNRGVNVHNHEEMEPDPERVKPELISLLTISQKQFKKQFGTMSGSWRGKKPIQRNAVIALGNYKEVSAIDDLTQRLHQDPKPVIRGTAAWALGRIYEAADSVQRATIKDALEQALTVEEDETVIDECKQASVSIEGKRTNQ from the coding sequence GTGACAGATTTTAAGCAGTTAAAAAAGGATATCCAAATATTTTGTCGAAATCATCAAATAGATAAAGTGGGCTTTACGACGGCCGACCCTTTTACGAGTTTGAAACGGCGTCTCTATCAACAAAAAAATCTCGGCTATCATACCGGATTTGAAGAAAAAGATATTGAAAAACGAACGGAGCCGGAATTGCTAATGGATGACGCACAGAGCATTATTTCTGTTGCCTTGGCGTATCCGGCAAAAATGGATGAAAAACCGGAGAATATCCGAGGCGATCGGAGAGGAAGCTTTTGCCGGGCCTCATGGGGGACAGATTACCACTATGTCTTAAAAGACCGCTTAGAAGCGTTAGAAACTTTTATTAAAGACAAGGTCCCTGGGGCGAAGGTGACATCCATGGTTGATACGGGTGAACTGTCAGATCGGGCTGTAGCTGAACGGGCCGGCGTCGGTGTTCCAGGGAAAAATACAAATTTAATTACGGAGGAATTTGGCTCTTATGTTTACTTGGGTGAAATGGTGACCAACATTCCGTTTGAACCGGATGAACCGTTAGAAGACTTATGCGGTGACTGTAATCTCTGTGTTGATCGTTGTCCCACAGGAGCCCTTGTTCAAGGGGGACAGCTGAATGCGCAAAAGTGCATTGCCTATCTAACCCAGACGAAAGGCTATGTTCCGGAGCCCTATCGACAATCCATCGGCAACCGTGTCTATGGATGCGACACTTGCCAGCAAGTGTGCCCGTATAACCGCGGGGTTAATGTTCACAATCATGAAGAAATGGAACCTGATCCGGAACGCGTCAAACCAGAGCTTATTTCTCTGCTCACTATTAGTCAGAAGCAATTTAAAAAACAGTTTGGAACCATGTCAGGATCTTGGCGCGGCAAAAAGCCGATTCAAAGAAATGCCGTGATCGCGCTAGGTAACTATAAAGAAGTGAGTGCCATTGATGATTTAACCCAGCGTCTGCATCAGGATCCCAAGCCGGTTATCCGCGGAACGGCAGCGTGGGCCTTAGGGCGTATCTATGAAGCGGCTGATAGCGTGCAACGGGCAACAATTAAGGACGCATTAGAACAAGCATTAACGGTTGAGGAAGATGAGACCGTCATTGATGAATGTAAGCAAGCCAGCGTGTCTATTGAAGGGAAACGGACGAACCAATAG
- a CDS encoding methylated-DNA--[protein]-cysteine S-methyltransferase, which translates to MSKRPCLNVEEMDSAIGHLTITSIDTRLCKIAFGDLNATLPTIQGWAKHHMLHNEIAVNQGCTHPIVEQLQEYLDGDRQTFSIDLELMGTPFQKKVWRVLMEIGYGEIKTYKDIAESIGQAKAVRAIGSANNRNPIPIIIPCHRVIGTNGSLVGYGGGLDIKHQLLQLEKAI; encoded by the coding sequence ATGAGTAAAAGACCTTGTCTTAATGTTGAAGAAATGGATAGTGCTATCGGCCATTTGACGATTACCAGTATCGATACACGGTTATGTAAGATTGCGTTTGGTGATCTTAACGCAACCTTACCTACGATTCAGGGCTGGGCGAAACATCATATGTTGCATAACGAAATTGCTGTTAATCAAGGGTGCACCCATCCGATCGTTGAACAACTTCAGGAATATCTTGATGGCGATCGGCAGACTTTCTCAATTGACTTAGAACTGATGGGGACCCCCTTCCAGAAAAAAGTATGGCGAGTACTCATGGAGATTGGTTATGGCGAGATCAAAACTTATAAAGATATTGCGGAATCCATTGGTCAAGCTAAGGCGGTTCGCGCTATTGGATCAGCCAATAACCGCAATCCGATACCGATCATCATTCCGTGTCACCGTGTCATTGGAACCAATGGTTCACTTGTCGGTTATGGCGGTGGCTTAGACATAAAACATCAGTTACTACAATTAGAGAAGGCCATTTGA